The following are from one region of the Rhodospirillaceae bacterium genome:
- the rbfA gene encoding 30S ribosome-binding factor RbfA, with amino-acid sequence MNKRNARAPSQRQLRVGEEIRHAIAHVLERGEVRDPDLAGIAITVTEVRVSPDLKNATAYVVPLGGLGDMAGIVDALNRISSFLRHRVVQDVKLRSAPRLSFLADTSFDEAGHINDLLHLPEVARDLESDDDDGA; translated from the coding sequence ATGAACAAGCGTAACGCCCGCGCGCCATCACAGCGCCAACTTCGTGTCGGCGAAGAAATTCGTCATGCCATTGCCCACGTTCTTGAGCGCGGCGAGGTTCGTGATCCTGATCTGGCCGGGATTGCCATCACGGTGACCGAAGTGCGGGTCAGTCCCGATCTGAAAAACGCCACTGCTTATGTGGTTCCGTTAGGCGGTCTTGGTGATATGGCCGGGATCGTTGACGCCCTGAATCGTATCAGTTCGTTCTTGCGTCACCGGGTCGTTCAGGATGTCAAGTTACGCAGCGCCCCCAGGCTGTCATTCCTGGCAGATACCTCGTTTGATGAAGCCGGTCATATCAACGACCTCCTGCATTTGCCTGAAGTCGCCCGCGATTTGGAAAGCGACGACGACGATGGGGCGTAA
- the truB gene encoding tRNA pseudouridine(55) synthase TruB, translating to MGRKRKGDPVHGWLIVDKPLGLTSSTVVGKVKRLFNAAKAGHGGTLDPLASGVLPIAFGEATKTVSYVMDGIKVYQFTVRWGESRTTDDGEGEVTRTSDVRPDEAAINDALKSFVGDIEQVPPAYSAIKVDGKRAYDLARNDIAVELKPRTIHIERFDLIDMPGPDHGTFEVVAGKGSYMRGLARDLALKLGTCGHISALRRLKVGPFDEKVAISLDKLETLGHSAPLADQLLAVETALDDIPALALTEEEARNLRHGRAISILPVANRSSLEKVDPDAVYCAMADGKLVALTKIAGGEIRPLRVLNY from the coding sequence ATGGGGCGTAAACGCAAGGGCGATCCGGTCCATGGCTGGTTAATTGTCGATAAGCCCCTGGGGCTTACCTCAAGCACTGTCGTGGGCAAGGTGAAGCGGTTGTTTAACGCCGCCAAGGCCGGTCATGGCGGCACCCTGGATCCCCTGGCAAGCGGCGTTTTGCCCATAGCTTTTGGCGAGGCCACGAAAACCGTCTCTTATGTCATGGACGGCATCAAGGTTTATCAATTCACCGTTCGCTGGGGCGAAAGCCGGACCACCGACGATGGTGAGGGCGAGGTAACCCGGACCAGCGATGTGCGTCCCGATGAGGCGGCGATCAACGATGCGCTGAAATCCTTTGTTGGTGATATCGAGCAAGTCCCGCCGGCGTATTCGGCAATCAAGGTTGATGGCAAACGGGCTTACGATTTGGCCCGCAACGATATCGCCGTTGAACTGAAACCCAGAACCATCCATATCGAGCGCTTTGACCTGATTGATATGCCCGGCCCGGACCACGGGACCTTTGAAGTGGTCGCCGGAAAAGGCTCTTATATGCGCGGCCTGGCCCGTGATTTGGCTTTAAAATTAGGCACTTGCGGGCATATCTCGGCCCTCAGGCGGCTCAAAGTCGGTCCTTTTGATGAAAAGGTTGCGATTTCGCTGGATAAACTGGAGACCCTGGGGCATAGTGCGCCGCTCGCGGACCAATTGCTTGCTGTTGAGACCGCGCTGGACGACATCCCGGCGCTGGCCCTGACAGAAGAAGAGGCCCGCAACCTGCGGCACGGAAGGGCGATTTCCATCCTTCCCGTCGCAAACCGGTCATCCCTTGAAAAAGTCGACCCTGACGCAGTTTATTGCGCCATGGCCGATGGGAAACTGGTTGCTTTAACCAAGATCGCAGGCGGCGAGATTCGCCCCTTGCGGGTATTGAACTATTAA
- the rpsO gene encoding 30S ribosomal protein S15, with protein sequence MSITADKKSELIGEFATVKGDTGSPEVQVAILTERINNLTDHLKTHKKDHHSRRGLLMMVGQRRRLLDYLKSRKVDRYEELIKRLGLRR encoded by the coding sequence ATGTCGATTACCGCTGACAAGAAGTCAGAGCTCATTGGCGAGTTCGCGACAGTTAAAGGCGACACAGGTTCGCCAGAAGTCCAGGTAGCGATCCTGACCGAACGGATCAACAACCTGACTGATCACCTGAAAACCCACAAAAAAGATCACCACTCCCGCCGCGGCCTGCTGATGATGGTTGGCCAGCGCCGGCGTTTGCTTGATTACCTCAAAAGCAGAAAAGTTGACCGCTATGAGGAACTGATCAAGCGCCTCGGGCTTCGCCGTTAA
- the pnp gene encoding polyribonucleotide nucleotidyltransferase, whose product MFKEFRKEIEWGGRTLVFETGKVARQADGAVMVTYGDTKVLCTVVGESKPKPGLDFFPLGVHYLEKAYAAGKIPGGYLKREGRPSDAETLTSRLIDRPIRPLFPKDYKCETQVILTCVSHDMENQPDIVAMIGTSAALTISGLPFMGPIGGCRVGYINGEYVLNPQVDDMETSDLDLIVAGTTEGVLMVESEASELSEEVMLGAVAFGHTAFQPVIEAIIEMAEACAKEPRPLPEPVEGAAEMATMIGDKAEAGLRDAYAETDKMERQTKVSAAKTAVKEELREDESVDQELLEKIMGDAFKKIEKHIVRRDVLKTGLRIDGRDTKTVRPIAAEVGVLPRAHGSALFTRGETQAVVVATLGTGQDEQRVDALAGEYFENFMLHYNFPPYSVGEAGRFGFTGRREIGHGKLAWRAIHPVMPSKDDFPYTIRVVSEITESNGSSSMASVCGTSLAMMDAGVPMARPVAGIAMGLIKEDDGHAVLSDILGDEDHLGDMDFKVAGTDQGITSLQMDIKITSITQDIMKDALAQAKDGRLHILDEMAKSIDTSRAEVSSNAPRITAFKINKDKIREVIGPGGKMIREICETTGAKIDLEDDGTVKVAAVDEKAAEAAIKWIKDLTQEPEVGAIYTGKVVKTVDFGAFVNFMGAKDGLVHISELAPERVGKTTDVVNEGDMVKVKLIGIDDRGKVKLSMKSVNQETGEEIAK is encoded by the coding sequence ATGTTTAAAGAGTTTAGAAAAGAAATTGAATGGGGCGGACGTACCCTGGTTTTTGAAACCGGGAAAGTCGCTCGTCAGGCCGATGGGGCCGTCATGGTCACCTACGGCGACACAAAAGTTTTGTGTACGGTTGTTGGCGAAAGTAAGCCGAAGCCGGGATTGGACTTTTTCCCGCTGGGTGTTCACTACCTGGAAAAAGCCTACGCCGCCGGTAAAATTCCGGGCGGTTACCTGAAACGTGAAGGTCGTCCCAGCGACGCCGAAACCCTGACTTCCAGGCTTATTGACAGGCCGATCCGTCCGTTGTTCCCAAAGGACTACAAATGTGAAACCCAGGTCATTCTGACGTGCGTTTCCCATGACATGGAAAACCAGCCCGACATCGTCGCCATGATTGGCACATCAGCCGCGCTGACCATTTCCGGATTGCCGTTCATGGGCCCCATTGGCGGTTGCCGCGTTGGTTACATAAATGGCGAATACGTGCTCAACCCGCAGGTTGATGATATGGAGACTTCGGACCTGGACTTGATTGTCGCCGGTACCACCGAAGGCGTTCTGATGGTTGAATCAGAAGCTTCCGAGCTTTCCGAAGAAGTCATGCTCGGCGCTGTTGCTTTTGGTCACACGGCGTTCCAGCCGGTTATTGAAGCCATTATCGAAATGGCTGAAGCCTGCGCCAAGGAACCCCGCCCGCTGCCCGAACCGGTAGAAGGTGCGGCTGAAATGGCCACCATGATTGGTGATAAAGCCGAAGCCGGTTTGCGTGACGCTTACGCTGAAACCGACAAGATGGAGCGTCAGACCAAAGTTTCCGCGGCCAAGACGGCTGTTAAAGAAGAGCTCCGCGAAGATGAAAGCGTCGATCAGGAATTGCTCGAAAAAATCATGGGCGACGCCTTCAAGAAAATCGAAAAGCATATCGTGCGCCGCGATGTTTTGAAGACCGGCCTGCGTATTGATGGTCGCGACACCAAGACCGTGCGGCCCATTGCCGCCGAAGTAGGTGTCCTGCCACGGGCCCACGGCTCAGCCCTGTTCACCCGCGGTGAAACCCAGGCTGTGGTTGTCGCCACTTTGGGTACGGGCCAGGACGAGCAGCGTGTTGACGCGCTGGCTGGTGAATACTTTGAAAACTTCATGCTGCATTATAACTTCCCGCCGTATTCGGTTGGTGAAGCCGGTCGCTTCGGCTTTACCGGGCGACGTGAAATTGGTCATGGTAAACTCGCCTGGCGGGCTATCCATCCGGTGATGCCATCGAAGGATGACTTCCCCTACACCATTCGCGTGGTTTCCGAGATTACTGAATCCAACGGCTCCTCGTCGATGGCTTCGGTTTGCGGCACCTCCTTAGCCATGATGGACGCCGGTGTGCCGATGGCGCGCCCTGTCGCCGGTATCGCTATGGGCCTGATCAAGGAAGATGACGGCCACGCTGTATTGTCTGATATTCTTGGTGATGAAGATCATCTGGGCGATATGGACTTTAAGGTTGCCGGCACGGATCAGGGTATTACCTCGCTGCAAATGGACATCAAGATCACCTCGATCACCCAGGACATCATGAAGGATGCCCTGGCCCAGGCTAAGGATGGTCGTTTGCACATTCTGGACGAGATGGCCAAGTCCATCGATACGTCACGCGCCGAGGTTAGCTCAAACGCACCGCGTATTACCGCTTTCAAGATCAACAAAGACAAGATCCGCGAAGTGATTGGACCGGGTGGCAAGATGATTCGCGAAATTTGCGAAACAACCGGCGCCAAGATCGACCTTGAAGACGATGGAACGGTTAAGGTTGCCGCTGTCGATGAAAAGGCCGCTGAAGCCGCGATCAAGTGGATCAAGGATTTGACCCAGGAACCTGAAGTCGGCGCGATTTACACCGGCAAGGTCGTCAAAACCGTCGACTTCGGCGCTTTTGTCAACTTCATGGGTGCCAAGGACGGGCTCGTTCATATCAGTGAACTGGCTCCCGAACGGGTTGGCAAGACCACCGATGTCGTCAACGAAGGCGATATGGTCAAGGTCAAGCTGATTGGCATCGATGACCGCGGCAAGGTCAAGCTGTCCATGAAATCAGTCAATCAGGAGACTGGCGAGGAAATCGCTAAATAA
- a CDS encoding nitronate monooxygenase, with product MKSLEPVLISGREVLPIIEGGKGVAVSNGLSAGAFAAAGCVGTVSGVNADSYDQNGDVIPQVYHAKTRRERWHELIAYAIDGGIAQLQIAHEKSAGNGCIHVNVLWEAGGTPQVLEGILEGAKGMVHGVTCGAGMPYKVAEIVSSYGVYYHPIISSARAFRALWKRAYHKYAEFLGSVVYEDPWLAGGHNGLSNVEDPEKPQDPYPRIVELRKIMREFGLDNTPIVMAGGVWYLREWQDWLDNPELGPIAFQFGTRPLLTKESPVSKAWQKRLLTLKEGDIFLNKFSPTGFYSSAVRNNLLNELEGRTLRQVPYSRAAEGDMSEALPVGARGRPIYLTAGDKVRAEAWIAEGYDEAMKTPDDSVIFVAREKSREIVTDQQNCMGCLSQCRFSNWSEGESGTTGKRADPRSFCIQKTLQDIAHGGSIEDNLMFSGHNAFKFGSDPFYENGFVPSVQQLVDRLVSGD from the coding sequence TTGAAGTCTCTCGAACCTGTACTGATTTCCGGCCGTGAAGTTCTCCCGATTATCGAAGGTGGCAAGGGTGTTGCCGTGTCCAACGGCCTGAGCGCCGGGGCCTTTGCGGCGGCGGGTTGTGTCGGCACGGTGTCCGGCGTCAATGCGGATTCCTATGATCAAAACGGCGACGTTATCCCTCAGGTTTATCACGCCAAGACTCGACGCGAGCGTTGGCACGAACTGATTGCCTACGCCATTGATGGCGGCATTGCCCAGCTTCAGATCGCTCACGAGAAATCTGCTGGTAATGGCTGCATTCACGTCAACGTTTTGTGGGAAGCTGGCGGCACCCCGCAAGTTCTCGAAGGCATTCTTGAGGGCGCCAAGGGAATGGTCCACGGCGTCACTTGCGGCGCCGGCATGCCCTACAAAGTCGCTGAAATTGTCTCAAGTTACGGCGTCTATTATCACCCGATCATTTCATCAGCCAGGGCCTTTCGGGCGTTGTGGAAGCGGGCCTACCACAAATATGCTGAATTCCTTGGTTCTGTTGTCTACGAAGACCCGTGGCTGGCCGGGGGTCACAATGGCCTGAGCAACGTCGAAGATCCCGAGAAGCCACAGGATCCCTATCCGCGCATTGTTGAATTGCGCAAGATCATGCGCGAGTTCGGACTTGATAACACACCCATCGTTATGGCGGGCGGGGTTTGGTATTTGCGTGAATGGCAAGACTGGCTGGATAACCCTGAATTAGGCCCCATCGCTTTTCAATTTGGCACTCGCCCCTTGTTGACCAAGGAAAGCCCGGTTTCCAAAGCCTGGCAGAAGCGGCTGCTGACATTGAAAGAAGGCGATATTTTCCTTAATAAATTCAGTCCCACCGGCTTTTATTCATCTGCCGTGCGCAACAATCTGCTCAACGAACTTGAAGGACGGACCCTGCGCCAGGTGCCTTACAGCCGTGCAGCCGAAGGCGACATGAGCGAAGCCTTGCCGGTCGGGGCACGCGGGCGACCAATCTATTTAACGGCCGGTGACAAGGTCCGGGCGGAAGCCTGGATTGCCGAGGGTTACGATGAGGCTATGAAAACACCGGACGATAGTGTGATTTTCGTGGCCCGGGAAAAATCCCGCGAGATTGTCACCGATCAACAAAATTGCATGGGCTGTTTGTCCCAGTGCCGCTTCTCCAACTGGTCCGAAGGGGAATCCGGGACGACCGGAAAGCGTGCCGATCCGCGCTCGTTCTGCATTCAGAAAACCCTGCAGGATATCGCCCACGGCGGTTCGATTGAGGACAATTTAATGTTCTCGGGTCATAACGCATTTAAGTTTGGCAGCGACCCGTTTTACGAAAACGGTTTTGTTCCAAGCGTGCAACAACTTGTTGATCGTCTTGTCAGTGGCGATTGA
- a CDS encoding transcriptional repressor yields the protein MRPYSHFLDQIRLAGLRPTRQRLALAKLLFSGENRHVTAESLHGEAQAEKMRVSLATVYNTLHQFTSAGLLREIVVDAQRSYFDTNTGDHHHFYFEENGMLTDISDDMMSLTKVPEAPEGMAIKSVDIVVRVVEKTQ from the coding sequence ATGCGTCCTTATAGTCATTTTCTCGATCAAATCAGATTAGCGGGTCTGCGCCCGACGCGGCAAAGACTGGCCCTGGCCAAATTATTGTTCAGCGGCGAAAACCGTCATGTAACCGCCGAGTCTCTGCACGGGGAAGCCCAGGCGGAAAAAATGCGGGTTTCATTGGCGACCGTCTACAACACCTTGCATCAGTTCACCAGCGCCGGGCTGTTGCGCGAAATCGTTGTCGACGCCCAACGCTCGTACTTCGACACCAATACCGGCGATCACCATCATTTCTATTTTGAAGAAAATGGCATGTTGACCGATATCTCTGACGACATGATGTCGCTCACCAAGGTCCCGGAAGCTCCCGAAGGTATGGCGATCAAAAGCGTTGATATCGTCGTGAGAGTTGTGGAAAAAACTCAATAA
- a CDS encoding rubrerythrin — protein MPALKDSQTEQNLKDAFAGESQANRRYLYFAQKADIEGYNDVATVFRSTAEGETGHAHGHLEFLEETGDPATGLPIGATGDNLKASVAGETHEYTDMYPGMAKTARDEGFDEIADWFETLAKAEKSHAGRFQKALDTL, from the coding sequence ATGCCCGCACTGAAAGATTCACAAACCGAACAAAACCTCAAAGACGCCTTCGCCGGTGAATCCCAGGCTAACCGTCGTTACCTGTATTTCGCCCAAAAGGCTGACATTGAAGGCTACAACGATGTCGCTACGGTTTTCCGTTCGACCGCCGAAGGCGAGACCGGCCATGCGCACGGTCACCTGGAATTCTTGGAAGAAACCGGCGATCCGGCGACCGGACTGCCGATTGGCGCCACCGGTGACAACCTGAAGGCTTCCGTCGCTGGCGAAACCCACGAATACACCGACATGTATCCGGGCATGGCCAAGACAGCTCGCGATGAAGGCTTCGATGAAATTGCCGACTGGTTTGAAACCCTGGCCAAGGCTGAAAAGTCTCACGCCGGACGTTTCCAGAAAGCCCTCGACACTCTCTAA
- a CDS encoding glycerol-3-phosphate dehydrogenase: MGEGSLEAPTRHAIDWRSADFTNPEKLEAELRRAFDICHGCRRCFNLCDSFPKLFDLVDESETGELDSVSSTDFKPIIDACTLCDMCFMVKCPYVPPHEFDLDFPHLMLRARAAQFKNNDIPKIQQRLGETDKNGKLGCSVSGLANWAGNCSNGLTRPLLQAVTGIDKNAALPRFNKKPLATQDQTFNINTEAPAYGHRKAVIYTTCTGQYHNDELALATARVLAKNGVETQMLYPGCCGMPQLEHGDIARVAENAKKIATDLGPWIDKGYDVISPVASCSLMLKFEWPLIEPEDENVKKLSQATFDASEYLVGIAAKEGMAEGLKPLAGGVTLHIACHARAQNMGRKGAELLNLIPDTDINVIERCSGHGGSWGIYKDNFEVALKVGKPVARDTAKQGSGYVVSECPLAREHILQGVERLDANKPAAARDQLQHPIQLMALSYQD, translated from the coding sequence ATGGGCGAAGGTAGCCTGGAAGCACCGACCCGTCACGCTATTGACTGGCGCAGTGCGGATTTCACCAACCCTGAAAAGCTGGAGGCGGAGCTGCGGCGCGCTTTTGACATCTGTCACGGGTGTCGGCGCTGCTTTAATCTGTGCGACAGCTTTCCCAAGCTATTCGATCTTGTTGACGAGTCCGAAACCGGTGAGCTCGATAGTGTTTCCAGCACTGATTTCAAGCCGATTATCGATGCCTGCACCCTTTGTGATATGTGCTTCATGGTCAAGTGCCCGTATGTGCCGCCCCATGAGTTTGATCTTGATTTCCCGCATTTGATGCTGCGTGCCCGGGCCGCGCAGTTTAAAAATAATGACATTCCCAAAATCCAGCAACGCCTGGGGGAAACGGACAAGAACGGCAAGCTCGGCTGTTCGGTTTCCGGCCTCGCCAATTGGGCCGGCAATTGCTCAAACGGCCTGACCCGGCCGCTTCTGCAAGCTGTTACCGGCATCGACAAGAACGCCGCCCTGCCCCGTTTTAATAAAAAACCATTGGCCACGCAGGATCAAACCTTCAACATCAACACCGAGGCCCCGGCTTACGGGCACCGCAAGGCGGTTATCTACACGACTTGCACGGGCCAATATCATAATGATGAATTGGCTTTGGCGACGGCGCGGGTGCTGGCTAAGAACGGTGTCGAGACGCAGATGCTTTATCCCGGTTGTTGCGGGATGCCGCAACTGGAACACGGTGATATTGCCCGGGTCGCCGAAAATGCCAAAAAAATCGCCACCGATCTTGGGCCCTGGATTGATAAGGGATATGACGTTATCAGCCCGGTGGCGTCCTGCTCGTTGATGTTGAAATTTGAATGGCCGCTGATTGAGCCTGAAGACGAAAACGTCAAAAAATTATCGCAAGCTACCTTCGATGCCAGTGAATATCTGGTCGGGATTGCCGCCAAGGAAGGCATGGCCGAGGGCCTGAAGCCGCTTGCCGGTGGGGTCACGCTTCATATCGCCTGCCACGCGCGAGCCCAGAACATGGGTCGCAAGGGGGCCGAGCTCCTCAACCTGATCCCCGATACGGACATCAACGTGATCGAACGATGTTCCGGCCACGGTGGCTCGTGGGGGATCTATAAAGATAACTTTGAGGTCGCCCTGAAAGTTGGAAAACCGGTCGCCCGCGACACCGCAAAACAAGGGTCAGGGTACGTGGTTTCAGAATGTCCACTGGCCCGCGAACATATTTTGCAGGGTGTGGAAAGGCTGGACGCCAACAAACCGGCTGCGGCCCGCGACCAACTCCAGCACCCGATTCAGCTGATGGCGCTTTCTTATCAGGATTAA